One segment of Bacillales bacterium DNA contains the following:
- a CDS encoding ABC transporter ATP-binding protein: MIEVLEVRGLSKFFGGVSAVDDVSFTVHPGEIVALIGPNGAGKTTLFNVVSGIFPPSAGEVVFADQTITKKKTHEIAQLGITRTFQNLQVFNGMTVVENVMAGQHILLKSGIFSSGFRLKKVYREEQETLAEALNWLERVGLRDYAYQHAETLPYGNQRLLEIARAAAARPKLILLDEPMAGLNTEESRKAADVISHMREEGFTFLFVEHDMETVMSLADKIVVLDHGEKIAEGTPEEISCNPDVIAAYLGEEEVI, from the coding sequence GTGATCGAAGTGCTTGAAGTGCGGGGACTTTCGAAGTTTTTCGGCGGGGTGTCGGCGGTTGATGACGTCTCATTCACGGTTCATCCCGGGGAGATTGTCGCCTTGATCGGTCCGAACGGTGCGGGCAAAACAACGCTTTTCAACGTCGTTTCCGGCATTTTTCCGCCTTCGGCCGGGGAGGTCGTCTTCGCGGATCAAACGATCACAAAGAAAAAAACACACGAGATTGCCCAACTCGGCATTACCCGGACGTTTCAAAATTTGCAAGTGTTCAACGGGATGACCGTCGTCGAAAACGTCATGGCCGGGCAACATATTTTATTGAAATCGGGCATTTTTTCATCGGGCTTTCGCTTGAAGAAAGTTTACCGGGAAGAGCAGGAAACGCTGGCGGAAGCGCTCAACTGGTTGGAACGGGTCGGTTTGCGGGACTATGCGTATCAACATGCAGAAACGCTGCCGTATGGGAACCAGCGGCTGCTTGAGATTGCCAGGGCTGCGGCGGCGCGGCCAAAGCTGATTTTGCTCGACGAACCGATGGCCGGCTTAAATACGGAGGAATCGCGCAAAGCGGCGGACGTCATTTCACACATGCGGGAAGAAGGATTTACGTTCTTGTTTGTGGAACATGACATGGAGACGGTCATGTCTTTGGCGGATAAAATTGTCGTGCTTGATCACGGCGAGAAAATTGCCGAAGGCACGCCGGAGGAGATTTCGTGTAACCCGGACGTCATTGCCGCGTATCTCGGAGAGGAGGAAGTGATCTGA